The following is a genomic window from Babesia bovis T2Bo chromosome 4 map unlocalized Chr4_1, whole genome shotgun sequence.
GGTACATTTGACATTACTGTAACCTTTTCCAATTGCGGCTTCTGTGATTTATCATCTCCGAATACATTTTCCACGCCTATGGTTTCGTTGATTGATGGGAAGCTCATGATTGAGCTTGTTCTTTTTGCTAGCATCCTATCTCTGACACTGGTCACTTTCTTGTGCTTTGATTTTTGTCTCGAGAGTACGTATGCATCCGTCCACCCTCTGTGTATGAACGACATGTAATTACTTGCACAATTGTTTGGTGCTGCATTGAGATCTCCTATTACGATTGGTGCAAATCCTAGGCTAGCGGCTCGTTCTGTTGTTTTTAGCAGTTGTTTTATTTCTTCATTCCTAACTGTTTCCACGTGCGTGGATTCCGGGTTGACACTGGCGCTTGCCATGTGCACATTGTAGAATGCAATCTTGCCAGCTGCGGgtatatcaacaaatatTTCCAGGTATCCCTTATTGGCCAAGAGCGCCTCCAGATGCGTGACTACATCCCACGGGTGGAACTTGGCGCACAGGATAGGGAATTTGCTTAGGAACAGCAGCCCGCTGTGGAACATGGCTATACCACGTTTCCTTGTTTTCTTATTCCGCTCGTACAGATGCTCGAAATCATCTGATACCGGGGCGCAGCCATCCCTAACTGAGTATGGGTACAGATCTTTAAGTTCCttgatgatataatgtgCATGGTGATTGCTATATACTTCTTGGAATGCCACTACATCGGCATTGGCCTTTCGTATTTCGCTGGGAACGCATTTTAACCTTTTATCTGTATACCCCGGATTTTGGTACATCTGCAAACCCAGCATCCGCACCTCTAGGAGCCCGGCGTTAAACGTTAGCATTGAGAAAGATTGGGTGAGATCTGGCGCTGCTCTGAAACTTTGTAGTGTTGAATTTCTGAACGATTCTATTTGTATCGGTTCCTTTGTATTTTTAGGTTGCGTTACACGTGACTCCCATCGTGATGTTGGACACTTTATCGGTTTAATTGTCTTTACGTCATCGTCTTTATATGGAACTTGTATACGTGCGCCAAAGGTTGGCGGTTCCCGTTCACTATTTGAACGTACTTGCTTTTGTTGTGTCTCTCCTTCATCAGTTTTAGTAGCATCCCAACCCAATGGCAGTGAGATGCTTGGTTGTAGCAACCTTCCCGATGTACTTGTGCTGCTTAGAGCTGTATTATGATGGAAATCCGACGAAGACTCATGCATCCATCCATCTGACGAATCATCGAACGACAGAGCGCCATCATCTAGGAATGATCGGCTGTTACACTCCCTGACGAATGACGGGAATGGCGCCGCTAGCCTGATTGCAGATTGTTGTTCCTGGTATTTTCTTAGATTCAATTCATGCGTCTTGGACATCCGGGCGTACGCTGACCCTTCTCTTGGGTCATATAGCTTCGATACTCCGTGACGCTGCCCATGGTTGCTTGGCTTTATTCGGCAAACTTTGGTTGGTCCAGTGTCCCTTTCCATTTCCTATACCTCTCGGTGAAATCCATAACTCTGCTTGATGTTAAGCTCAGTACTATAGCCTTACCGATTATCTTTCATGCGTATCCTCTACGAGGATATCTGCAGTTATCAAAGCCTTTCC
Proteins encoded in this region:
- a CDS encoding Endonuclease/Exonuclease/phosphatase family protein → MERDTGPTKVCRIKPSNHGQRHGVSKLYDPREGSAYARMSKTHELNLRKYQEQQSAIRLAAPFPSFVRECNSRSFLDDGALSFDDSSDGWMHESSSDFHHNTALSSTSTSGRLLQPSISLPLGWDATKTDEGETQQKQVRSNSEREPPTFGARIQVPYKDDDVKTIKPIKCPTSRWESRVTQPKNTKEPIQIESFRNSTLQSFRAAPDLTQSFSMLTFNAGLLEVRMLGLQMYQNPGYTDKRLKCVPSEIRKANADVVAFQEVYSNHHAHYIIKELKDLYPYSVRDGCAPVSDDFEHLYERNKKTRKRGIAMFHSGLLFLSKFPILCAKFHPWDVVTHLEALLANKGYLEIFVDIPAAGKIAFYNVHMASASVNPESTHVETVRNEEIKQLLKTTERAASLGFAPIVIGDLNAAPNNCASNYMSFIHRGWTDAYVLSRQKSKHKKVTSVRDRMLAKRTSSIMSFPSINETIGVENVFGDDKSQKPQLEKVTVMSNVPRSRSGDILKPAHWSISEGSRWSRFMERFALHKTYRLRNEEATWQSIKAYYPHGDSLSLRVIHYHTPSKLRSRKTKNLDKLQKRMQKIKPRISVKAPCLINNGLNRTKTFKERCSELLRRSKNFWTSEPKQASNSVPHITRHSRVVTNRSEVYFLVRNPSNQLKAPRVKRFYWWNKRRNFMDVTWDPRNPLNMHGPHAGCSGLRCDYIFLPPQDLAGVLQGFIPSAGEILFREPIVMIDKVGSAYNCLCSAFTSMKKVMLVTLSDHYGLKITMVRNAIVRRKGSEFILPRTYHSI